A portion of the Pagrus major chromosome 8, Pma_NU_1.0 genome contains these proteins:
- the hdac10 gene encoding polyamine deacetylase HDAC10, producing the protein MKMGTALIYDEEMTNYKLLWVDPACKIEVPERLTVSHEALVKNGLADRCVSVPVREATDADILLVHSEEYLEAVKKTPFMTLEDLKEFTLQYGDVYFHPNIYHCAKLAAGAALQLVDSVVTGKVRNGMALVRPPGHHSMRSAANGFCVFNNVAIAARYAKQKHGVKRVLIVDWDVHHGQGVQYCFEDDPSVLYFSWHRYEHQKFWPNLKESDYDNVGKEKGEGFNINVPWNKVGMKNSDYLSVFCHVLLPVAYEFCPDLVLVCAGFDSAIGDPEGKMCASPDIFAHLTHLLMNLAGGKLCAVLEGGYNLTSLPQSVCQTVQTLLGDPAPLPVNLDGPCQSALESLHCVRSAHRQYWSCLKHAAELPNSDISTKRIKLAEEEEKTEEVIEEKSVEEKVWPEPPKRVAPPIRTAAILPNGVACPDGCKRFSSSEDPDPVIVNKLRENFLKDADDSDALTTLSSLVAFIEKMEKNEICNGLALVRDVSMAMDCVVQHAAATLCKRVLVVCVGDVVVPCPSKEDGKTLLVQFSNKASVEQQRKYYIPVCLKKGCGDVSGFIQAVLGLLLPLGYEYDPSLVLLVRTPDSGLSDSVWQQLTGLLQGLAQGHTLVLMQEGEKACVAPTASSLLGDAAPRLGQLHTSLPEDVEVQEKLRQALQVDWKLLQTTAPQTGRGEEH; encoded by the exons ATGAAGATGGGAACAGCTCTGATTTATGATGAGGAGATGACCAATTACAAGCTGCTCTGGGTTGA CCCTGCATGTAAAATCGAGGTCCCTGAGCGTCTGACAGTGAGTCATGAAGCTCTCGTCAAAAACGGCCTGGCTGATCGCTGTGTCTCTGTTCCTGTCCGCGAGGCGACAGATGCAGACATTTTGCTAGTTCACAG TGAGGAGTACTTGGAAGCAGTGAAGAAGACCCCCTTCATGACTCTGGAGGACCTGAAGGAGTTCACCCTGCAATATGGTGATGTGTACTTCCACCCA AACATCTATCACTGTGCCAAGCTGGCTGCAGGGGCTGCACTGCAACTAGTGGACAGTGTTGTGACGGGGAAGGTGAGGAATGGCATGGCTCTGGTCAG ACCTCCAGGACACCACAGTATGCGCAGTGCTGCCAACGGATTCTGCGTGTTCAATAATGTGGCCATAGCAGCTCGATACGCAAAGCAAAAACATGGGGTGAAAAG GGTGTTGATAGTTGACTGGGATGTACATCACGGTCAGGGGGTGCAGTACTGTTTTGAAGACGATCCCAG CGTGCTTTACTTCTCATGGCACCGCTATGAGCATCAGAAATTCTGGCCCAACCTTAAAGAATCGGACTACGACAATGTTGGCAAAGAGAAAGGGGAAGGATTCAATATAAATGTACCGTGGAACAAG GTGGGAATGAAGAACAGTGACTATCTTTCAGTCTTCTGTCACGTTCTTCTGCCGGTCGCATACGAG TTTTGCCCAGACTTGGTCCTGGTGTGTGCAGGTTTTGACTCAGCCATCGGTGACCCAGAG GGTAAAATGTGTGCCAGCCCAGACATCTTTGCTCATCTCACTCACCTCCTGATGAACCTCGCAGGAGGGaaactgtgtgctgtgctggAG GGAGGATACAACTTGACTTCCCTCCCCCAGTCAGTGTGTCAGACAGTTCAAACTTTACTTGGAGATCCTGCACCTCTACCTGTAAACCTCGATGGTCCCTGTCAAAG tgcACTCGAGTCTCTTCACTGTGTTCGATCAGCTCATAGGCAGTACTGGTCCTGCCTCAAACATGCAG CTGAGCTACCAAACTCTGATATCAGCACAAAGCGCATTAAATTAgcggaagaagaagaaaagacgGAGGAGGTAATAGAGGAGAAAAGCGTTGAAGAAAAGGTGTGGCCAGAGCCTCCAAAACGTGTCGCTCCTCCAATCCGCACTGCAGCAATCCTCCCTAATGGTGTGGCTTGTCCGGATGGATGTAAACGCTTCAGTTCATCAGAGGATCCCGACCCGGTCATAGTCAACAAACTCAG GGAGAATTTCCTCAAAGATGCAGATGACAGTGATGCTCTCACAACCCTCTCCAGTCTTGTTGCCTTCATagagaaaatggagaagaaCGAG ATCTGCAATGGCTTGGCTCTGGTCCGTGACGTCTCCATGGCGATGGACTGTGTTGTCCAGCACGCTGCAGCTACTCTCTGCAAACG GgttttggttgtgtgtgttggagacGTGGTGGTCCCGTGTCCCAGCAAAGAAGACGG GAAAACACTCCTGGTACAGTTCAGCAACAAAGCGTCAGTGGAACAGCAAAGAAAATATTACATTCCTGTGTGTCTCAAGAAG GGCTGCGGTGATGTTTCAGGGTTCATTCAGGCTGTGTTGGGCCTCCTTCTGCCTCTGGGATACGAGTATGACCCCAGTCTGGTTCTGCTGGTTCGGACGCCAGATAGTGGACTGAGTGACAGTGTGTGGCAACAACTAACAGGCCTGCTGCAGGGCCTGGCACAGGGACACACACTGGTGCTCATGCAG GAAGGTGAGAAGGCTTGTGTTGCCCCCacagcctcctctctcctcggGGACGCTGCCCCCCGTCTGGGGCAGCTTCACACTTCTCTACCAGAGGATGTGGAGGTGCAGGAGAAGCTGAGACAAGCACTACAGGTGGACTGGAAGTTACTGCAGACTACAG CACCACAGACTGGAAGAGGTGAAGAGCACTGA
- the aplnr2 gene encoding apelin receptor 2 has protein sequence MSDADFISSPSPSPSPLFHCDYSDWSPSFSIIPSVYLLAFLVGCLGNGLVLWAYLDRGEGRGTRTGDQTRIGKLCCIGTFRTSQQNVNSTSRVMKKKENCRYSSSRSSSTSSSYPPSIPRPSRSLTDSLIASLALADLCFLVTLPLWAVYTAMGYHWPFGQPLCQISSFLTALNMYASVFSLSMLSVERYWVLTGRRHSSQHAPQSCPSRALWILGGVWVMAGVLALPGLLLRSVREVEVEPEDDWELEPVHPTEAGSVFLSCQMDYSMLIGAGLEETDRERAEMWWAAALSLKSTLIGFLLPLVILLVCYCSLAQLLSRRFGRGPRPDRRRQRRLLRVIVTLVMAFFLCWLPLHVNKTVSMLLEFGFVPYSCSLDQLLLAAQPYVTCLAYLNSCLNPLLYAACDPSFRKRCRGALLMCCRRGGEEKEGKKDEGGEEKEERSSAFPTRTQEETAERTEE, from the coding sequence ATGTCAGATGCAGACTTCATCAGCTCCCcctccccttctccctctcccctcttccACTGCGACTACAGCGACTGGtccccctccttctccatcATCCCCTCCGTCTACCTGCTGGCCTTCCTGGTTGGTTGTCTCGGTAACGGCCTGGTGCTGTGGGCCTACCTGGAccgaggggaggggaggggaacGAGGACCGGAGACCAGACTCGGATTGGAAAGCTCTGTTGTATTGGCACTTTCAGAACCAGTCAGCAGAACGTTAACAGCACTAGTAGAGTtatgaaaaagaaggaaaactgCAGATATTCCTCCTCTCgctcctcttccacctcctcctcttatcctccctccatccctcgtCCCTCACGCTCACTGACAGACTCTCTGATAGCCAGCTTGGCGTTAGCTGACCTCTGCTTCCttgtcactctccctctgtGGGCCGTCTACACAGCCATGGGCTACCACTGGCCTTTTGGACAACCCCTCTGCCAGATCAGCAGCTTCCTCACTGCTCTCAACATGTACGCCAGCGTGTTCAGCCTGAGCATGCTCAGCGTGGAGCGGTACTGGGTTCTGACAGGACGCCGGCACTCCAGCCAACATGCCCCTCAGAGCTGCCCCAGCAGGGCTTTGTGGATCCTGGGAGGAGTGTGGGTGATGGCAGGGGTGCTGGCACTTCCTGGTCTGCTGCTGCGCTCTGtcagggaggtggaggtggagcctGAGGATGACTGGGAGCTGGAGCCAGTTCATCCCACTGAAGCTGGATCAGTATTTCTCTCCTGTCAGATGGATTACTCCATGCTGATTGGAGCAGGGCTGGAGGAGACAGATCGAGAGAGGGCAGAGATGTGGTGGGCGGCTGCCTTGAGCCTTAAATCAACTCTAATTGGCTTCCTGCTTCCTCTTGTCATCTTGCTGGTCTGCTACTGCTCATTGGCCCAGCTCCTCAGCAGACGCTTTGGACGGGGCCCTCGTCCTGACCGCAGGCGCCAGCGAAGACTCCTCAGGGTCATTGTCACATTAGTGATGGCCTTTTTCCTGTGCTGGCTGCCTCTGCATGTTAATAAGACTGTTTCCATGCTGCTGGAGTTTGGTTTTGTCCCGTACTCCTGCTCTTTAGATCAGCTGTTACTGGCCGCTCAGCCTTACGTCACCTGTTTAGCTTACCTCAACTCCTGCCTTAACCCTCTCCTGTACGCTGCCTGCGACCCATCATTCAGGAAGAGATGCAGAGGAGCTCTTCTCATGtgctgcaggagaggaggagaagaaaaggagggaaagaaggatgaaggaggagaagagaaagaggagaggagctcAGCTTTTCCCACGAGAACGCAAGAGGAAACcgcagagaggacagaggagtaA
- the LOC141001477 gene encoding endonuclease domain-containing 1 protein-like: MGTLPRGLEAKPFKKICQFYMGSPRFVTLYDTFNHIPVYSAYTFKRSDGSKKVDVPWMYEPQLSTVSGSREMETFPSENVHRSFEDAQAVLDDYSDSVIFERGQLNPDEHQADPNDKASTYTLTNVVPQVREFNIGPWKNHEHTIRRRLNNYCRGTAYVITGVTNSGLQIRRHNINRLGIPTYLWSAYCCIDFDHNAPYSERSKFPAFAANGLNERDNNKVQEMTVQQLEDFLKKVTYVGSSFQLFYENCVPANSANSALHLP, encoded by the exons ATGGGCACGCTACCTCGAGGGCTGGAGGCGAAGCCTTTTAAGAAGATCTGCCAGTTCTACATGGGCTCCCCACGGTTTGTCACCCTGTATGACACCTTCAACCACATCCCTGTTTATTCTGCTTACACATTCAAGCGCTCGGATGGCTCCAAGAAGGTTGATGTTCCCTGGATGTATGAGCCACAG CTCTCCACAGTGTCCGGATCCAGAGAGATGGAGACGTTTCCTTCAGAAAACGTCCATAGAAGTTTTGAGGATGCTCAGGCCGTGCTTGACGACTACTCTGACAGTGTCATCTTTGAACGCGGTCAGCTGAATCCAGACGAGCACCAGGCCGACCCCAATGACAAAGCGTCCACCTACACTCTGACAAATGTGGTCCCTCAGGTCCGAGAGTTCAACATCGGCCCCTGGAAAAACCACGAGCACACCATCCGCAGGCGCCTCAACAACTACTGCCGTGGCACTGCCTATGTGATCACAGGGGTCACCAACTCGGGGCTCCAAATCCGCCGCCACAATATCAACCGCCTGGGCATCCCCACCTACCTCTGGTCAGCCTactgctgcattgattttgacCACAATGCACCATACTCAGAGCGCTCAAAGTTTCCTGCCTTTGCAGCTAATGGGCTCAACGAAAGGGACAACAATAAGGTTCAAGAGATGACggtgcagcagctggaggacttCCTGAAGAAGGTGACTTATGTTGGCAGCTCTTTCCAGCTCTTCTATGAAAACTGTGTGCCTGCTAATAGTGCTAATAGTGCCTTGCACCTGCCTTGA